The following coding sequences are from one Sandaracinaceae bacterium window:
- a CDS encoding PAS domain S-box protein, whose amino-acid sequence MERPQIADERALLAAIVDSSSDAIIGKDLDGVIQSWNPAAERMFGYSADEAIGQFIGLLIPDERADEETLILARIRRGERVEHFETSRVAKDGRRLALSLTISPIRDASGAIVGASKIARDISTRQRAERLLRESEERFRTLADNISQLAWMADVSGSMFWFNRRWFDFTGTTLEEMKGWGWRSVHHPDHVDGVVESFKATIEAGETWEDTFPLRAADGAYHWFLSRASPIRDELGRIVRWFGTNTDITDRMRMEDALRDANERKDDFLATLAHELRNPLAPIQTGIELLRMPLESPTETQRVLDTIDRQTTQLVRLVDDLLDVSRITRGKLELRRERMDLMDAVDPAVEASRPLIDRAGHTLETNVPEGIVVSADATRLTQVLSNLLGNAAKYTPEPGRIALEARRDGGEAEITVSDTGVGLAPEMLDRIFEPFFQVSSAGAAGSAGLGIGLTLVASIVQMHGGSIAARSEGPGRGTTFVVRLPVAHGAHASSAPPPAPPEVSTPVCKVLIVDDNRDAADGLGTLMRRMSHEVRVVYDGASALEVAAEVRPDVVFLDLGMPDLDGFAVAHRLRAQPWGRRIMMVALTGWGHASERERTRSAGFDRHLVKPARRAHLEDVLAEAAARRSDATD is encoded by the coding sequence GTGGAACGACCGCAGATTGCAGACGAGCGCGCGTTGCTGGCTGCGATCGTGGACTCGTCCTCGGACGCCATCATCGGCAAAGACCTCGACGGGGTGATCCAGAGCTGGAACCCCGCCGCCGAGCGGATGTTCGGCTACTCCGCGGACGAGGCCATCGGGCAGTTCATCGGGCTCCTCATCCCCGACGAGCGCGCCGACGAAGAGACCCTGATCCTCGCGCGCATCCGGCGCGGCGAGCGGGTCGAGCACTTCGAGACCTCCCGCGTCGCCAAGGATGGCCGCAGGCTTGCGCTCTCGCTGACGATCTCGCCCATCCGAGACGCCTCCGGCGCCATCGTCGGGGCCTCGAAGATCGCGCGCGACATCAGCACCCGGCAGCGGGCCGAGCGGCTGCTGCGCGAGAGCGAGGAGCGGTTTCGGACGCTGGCCGACAACATCTCGCAGCTGGCGTGGATGGCCGACGTGTCCGGCTCGATGTTCTGGTTCAACCGCCGCTGGTTCGACTTCACGGGCACCACCCTCGAGGAGATGAAGGGCTGGGGCTGGAGGTCGGTCCACCACCCGGATCATGTCGACGGCGTGGTGGAGAGCTTCAAGGCCACGATCGAAGCGGGCGAGACGTGGGAGGACACCTTCCCGTTGCGCGCGGCGGACGGGGCCTACCACTGGTTCCTCTCGCGCGCGTCACCCATCCGCGACGAGCTGGGACGGATCGTGCGGTGGTTCGGCACCAACACCGACATCACCGACCGGATGCGCATGGAGGATGCGCTGCGGGACGCGAACGAGCGCAAGGACGACTTCCTGGCCACCCTGGCCCACGAGCTGCGTAACCCTCTGGCGCCCATCCAGACCGGGATCGAGCTGCTGAGGATGCCCCTCGAGTCTCCGACGGAGACCCAGCGGGTGCTCGACACCATCGACCGACAGACCACCCAGCTCGTGCGGCTGGTGGACGACCTCCTCGACGTCTCGAGGATCACCCGCGGAAAGCTGGAGCTTCGACGCGAGAGGATGGACCTCATGGACGCGGTCGACCCCGCGGTCGAGGCCAGCCGCCCGCTGATCGACCGCGCCGGGCACACGCTCGAGACGAACGTGCCGGAGGGGATCGTGGTGTCGGCGGACGCGACGCGGCTGACGCAGGTGCTGTCGAACCTGCTCGGCAACGCCGCGAAGTACACGCCCGAGCCGGGCCGGATCGCGCTCGAGGCGCGCCGCGACGGAGGCGAGGCAGAGATCACGGTGTCCGACACGGGCGTCGGGCTCGCGCCGGAGATGCTCGACCGCATCTTCGAACCCTTCTTCCAGGTGTCGTCAGCCGGAGCCGCCGGCAGCGCCGGGCTCGGCATCGGCCTGACACTCGTGGCCTCGATCGTCCAGATGCACGGGGGGAGCATCGCCGCTCGCAGCGAAGGCCCCGGACGGGGGACCACCTTCGTCGTGCGCTTGCCGGTCGCGCACGGCGCACACGCGAGCTCCGCGCCGCCGCCCGCCCCGCCCGAGGTCTCGACGCCCGTTTGCAAGGTGCTGATCGTGGACGACAACCGGGACGCAGCGGACGGCCTCGGCACGCTGATGAGACGGATGTCGCACGAGGTGCGGGTCGTCTACGACGGGGCCAGCGCGCTCGAGGTTGCCGCCGAGGTGCGCCCCGACGTCGTCTTTCTGGACCTAGGCATGCCCGACCTCGACGGCTTCGCGGTGGCGCACCGGCTGCGGGCTCAGCCGTGGGGGCGACGCATCATGATGGTGGCGCTGACCGGCTGGGGGCACGCCAGCGAGCGCGAGCGGACGCGGTCAGCGGGCTTCGACCGGCACCTGGTCAAGCCGGCGCGCCGCGCGCACCTCGAAGACGTGCTCGCCGAGGCGGCCGCGCGGCGGTCGGACGCGACTGACTGA
- a CDS encoding serine/threonine-protein kinase, translated as MSEEFSDDTIVRQGPRALRVLRPLGEGGMGEVTVGARREGRFERTYAIKRLRPELRALPEARRAFLEEARLSALLYHPNVVRVHDAGEDDEGPFLVMDLVEGVSVLELVREAARRDWEVPLEVALEIGRDIALGLRAAHEARDAEGAPTPILHRDVSPQNVLLGYDGIARLADFGIARVLGSTSAHTRAILQGKRGYMAPEVLRFEPPVPASDVFSAGVVLHELLAGEALYRGPDLERRILDEPPPDLLEARPDAPDGLVELTLTLLAKDPARRPAARLLVDRVEALLAEAALDALDEDPWTARRFVRALFRVSVQ; from the coding sequence ATGAGCGAGGAGTTCTCTGACGACACGATCGTCCGTCAGGGGCCACGCGCCTTGCGTGTGCTCAGACCCCTCGGGGAGGGCGGCATGGGCGAGGTCACGGTCGGCGCGCGTCGGGAGGGGCGCTTCGAGCGGACCTACGCCATCAAGCGGCTCCGCCCCGAGCTGCGCGCGCTGCCCGAGGCCCGCCGCGCCTTCCTGGAAGAGGCCCGGCTCAGCGCGCTCCTCTACCACCCCAACGTGGTCCGCGTGCACGACGCGGGCGAGGACGACGAGGGCCCGTTCCTGGTCATGGATCTCGTCGAGGGCGTGAGCGTGCTGGAGCTCGTGCGCGAGGCCGCGCGCCGCGACTGGGAGGTGCCGCTGGAGGTCGCGCTCGAGATCGGCCGGGACATCGCGCTCGGGCTGCGGGCCGCGCACGAGGCGCGCGACGCCGAGGGCGCCCCGACGCCGATCCTGCACCGCGACGTCTCCCCGCAGAACGTGCTGCTCGGCTACGACGGCATCGCCAGGCTGGCCGACTTCGGCATCGCCCGCGTGCTCGGCAGCACGTCGGCGCACACGCGCGCCATCCTGCAGGGCAAGCGCGGCTACATGGCGCCAGAGGTCCTGCGCTTCGAGCCGCCCGTCCCGGCCTCGGACGTCTTCTCGGCCGGCGTGGTCCTGCACGAGCTGCTCGCGGGCGAGGCGCTCTACCGCGGGCCGGACCTCGAGCGCCGCATCCTCGACGAGCCGCCGCCCGACCTGCTCGAGGCCCGCCCCGACGCCCCCGACGGATTGGTGGAGCTGACGCTGACCTTGCTCGCCAAGGACCCGGCCCGCCGTCCCGCCGCGCGTCTGCTCGTCGACCGCGTGGAGGCGCTGCTCGCGGAGGCGGCCCTGGACGCGCTCGACGAGGATCCCTGGACCGCCCGCCGCTTCGTGCGCGCGCTCTTCCGCGTGTCCGTGCAGTAG